Part of the Manis javanica isolate MJ-LG chromosome 9, MJ_LKY, whole genome shotgun sequence genome, GTCCTTCACACTACTTCACAGAGGTTTTGTGTTTGGTTTTAGGATTAGATAATACTTAGAACAGTTCTTTGTACTGAGTGaactttcaataaatggtaggtCCTATTCTGTACGTTAGCTGTAACATCCATGCAGTGCTAAAATGCAtatgtttaaaaagtgaaaaatatattGGTGAGGctatgtgataaaattcagctgacTTTAAAAAATTAGCAGGAGTACTTGGCCAATCTAGTTTCCCTTTAAGCTTGTGGAAAttcttaaagataaaaagaaattaggCATATGAAAGTTCATTATACTATCATTGAACTCGTGACATTTTTCTGAGTTGGGGGATacactggaatatttttaaacaaatccaAGATAGGTTATTTCATCCATAAAGGCTTTAATATGCATCACTATCTGATAAGAGCTTCTTGAACAATTATTTCACAGTAATTTCTTAGTATCTAATAGTAGCTCATATTCCCATTCCTTATTTATCTCAAAGatttattttagaagttttatttaaatcagAATCCAAGCAAGGCCCACATAATTTTGGTTGTTATCTCTCTTAGGTCTCTTAATCTATAACATTCCAAATCCTCTTCCCTTTTGTTTATGCCAGTTACTTGCTGAAAAAATTGGACCATTTGCTGTGGAGAATGTCCCATATTCTGGATTTGACTGGTTCCTTCCTTGTTTCATGCCATTTAAAGTCAATATCTTTCTGAACTCCATATTTCCTGTAAACGTGGTTAGATCTAAGCTTAAATGAACCGTCAACTTTAAACCAGAAACACAATGCACAGAACCAGCTTTTAATAGATAAGACAAATTTGATCAGTAATCTTAGTCCTCAAATTTCATCTTCTAGGCCTCCACTAGATATCCATTCATATTTGAATATAGATtaaagcttttgtttttcctttataattttatgtttacatGCAACTTATGTAATTTTGTATATAAAGTTCTAGGAACTAAAGGTACACCAACATTTGACAGTGACACCTGGCAGAATAATGGTAATAATGTAGCAAAGCATGTGTTTTTTGTTGGGTTATGAATTCATAAAGCTTTAGTTTGTTAACCATTAAGCATTTTAAGATTTGTGAATTATTTATGATCTCATCTGCTGTTTACCTAGACCCTTTTTGTAGTCTTTATAAATTTGAATATAAACCAAGAGGTTTTCCCCTTTGGGTTATTTACTATATTTTAGAAACCAGAAGAATTAGTAAATAATACATTGACAGGCTAGGGGGCAAAACAAGCTCTTGGAAATTATATTCATGGGATGTGTATTTCTGAGAGATGAAGGTGAAATGGTGCGAATGTAAACATCTCAGGCACATATTCTAAATGAATTTTATGTCAGCATACACATAATCTATTCTGATAGGAACTGCCTACAACAAGTGTGTATGTTGTTGACAAGTTACTATTAGTACATGAGAGCCAAGGATCCCTCAGAATGGCTGTTCTTTGATTTGAATTTAGTTCTTGTACCcttttttttcaaatagaaaaacaTTCAATGTAGAACTTCAAGATGACCCAGTCACTTGTGACAAATTATCCCTTTGAGGTAGAATTTCATTCAGATTTAAGAAGCGTTCTCGGTGTGACAGCGTCTGTGTGCAGGGGAAAGCTGGGGTAGGATAGTGGGTGGCGGGCATCAGGCGGTGTGGACCACGTCAGCAGAGTGACCCCTGAGCTTTGTTTCTGGACACCCTCAGAGCAGTGGCTTCGTGGGCAGCTGCTAACCTTGCAACTGAAACACCAAAGGCATTCGTGATTCAGCTTTTCAGCCGACTTTGCAGAAGTATGACTACCACACTTCTTCCTGCCAAATACTGTGGGAGTGTATCTGGTTTGTTGACCCTAAAAGTATCCTGAACCCTAGCTGCAAAGGAGAAGATGACCATTTTTGGTTTCCAGGCACTAGCTCAGGAAGGAGCATTAGGAGGGGGCTGGAATGAGTGTCGACCCCCAGACCATGCCTCCCATTGCCCAGTCACAGCTGGGTAATGGGAGTGGTCACTTCTTGACCTGGGTCGGTCTGATATTGGCTGTGTCTGCTCATAAGGAGTTTGGTGAAGACGGTGTACGAGGTTTTCTCTTAGCTCCCTTGTGGAGAGGGTTTTCAGAAGCACAGCTGCATCCCTTCCTCAGTCTTTCCAGAGGTACATGTCAAACCCtattatggattgaattgtgtccccctctTTCCAGACTCACGTTAAAATCCTAACCCTCAGTATCTCAGGATGTGACCTCATTTGAAATAGAGTCATTGCATCTataattaagatgaggtcatactggagccCCTAATCCAACATGACCAGTATTCCTATGAAGGGAGATCGGAGACACACATGCAGGGGGATACCATCTGAGGATGGCTGCCAACAGCCGAGGGGCCAGGCCTCACCAGGTCCCTTCCTCACGGCCCTGACTCTGCTCCATTGTGGTGGcagccttccagcctccagggcGTGGACACGTTTCTGTTGTTCAGGCCCCCAGTTTGTGGTCCTTTGCTGCAGCAGCCCTAGCAGACTGACACAGACCTTGCACTGGGGGCCTTGTCCTTCAGGCTGGCCATTTCCAGGGGCAACCAGCCAGCTCATTCCTCAGGGAACCTTTGCATCCCTTTGCTCGGGCTCATGAAACCCAGCTGGGGCCTCTTCTGTGCCCTCTGAAAATTggggggggaaggaaagagaaaggtcaTTTTGCCCTACTGATGTGGATAAGCCTCCAGCTCCAGAAACCTACAGACAAGAAGTGATCCTGGGTCACCTCTTTTCAGCGTCACCCCAGATCTCACCCAAGAATTTTTTGGGTCTCCCCACTACTCCCAAGAATAGTCAAGGGGGGGGAGGAGTATTCTCTGTGGTGACTTTGTAATATGTCAGCTTGAGTATGCTGAAATATGCTTCCCTGAACTCCTTTCTCCGTACGGTCCTGGCATAGCAGGAACACGTGATGGGGAGGCGTGGCGAAGCAGGGCCATGTTCACACTTGGAAAGCCTGTGTGAGGCCAGTGGGGCCCTCAGGCTCTGGGCACGCACGTTAGCAGCCCGCTTGTGTGAAGCAAGAGCTGGGCTGTGGCTCCTCCACCTCccacagcctctctgagccctgtTGAGGTTTGTGTGCAGCTCCATTACAGGGAACTCCAGCCCTTCCCTCTGCACCTAGACGATGACATTGGGGGCCGGGAGGCGGTGAGGGACTGGCATGGGTTCTGGCTGGAGACGGACTGCACTCGGGATCCGCAGGCCCTTCCGACCAGTGGCAACACTCCTTTTGCCATATGGAGCCTGTTCCTCCTCTTGGGCCCGGGAGGGCCTGCGATGGAAGTCGTGCTGCGTGGCTTCCAAGGCCAGGTTACTGGGGTGAAAACAGCTTCTCCGTCTCTCTTGGGAGGCTTGGCCCTGGAGCTCACTTGGTACGTGGGAGGGTTGCCTGGCCCCACGAGGAGGCTCCCATCATTCCGGTTTGCAGCCAGCACCAGTCGTCACAGTGACGCCAGCCCAGAGCCCTCCACCCCAGCTGCCCCAGAGACTCTGAGCTGAGTCACGTCAGCGCCCGGgtcaggagagagaaaacatgactactgttgttttaagccactaagttttagtGTGGTTTATTTTGCCTAATAGCTAACTGAATCACTCTCTTAACTTTTCTTCTGCCTGTTTACAGCTGTTATCTCCCAACACCTGTCCTactctctgttcagttccactCAACAAATGAATCTCTAATACTGGAAAGAAAAACCAGTTGTCCTGCTTTGCATATTATTCctagcagtttttaaaattttactgcaAGTTGTGAATCTGTGTTTTTGATGTGGGAAGGGAACTCTGAGGGAAAAGAACTTTGTGTGCCATGTTTCAGATTATTGTCATGTTAGTCACAGACTCTTAAGACTCAATGGGTCTATAATTTAAAAGACTATAAACACCTCCCATCACCAGGTGGGTAGATAAGCAAATGCATGTCCATgcagtggaatatcattcagtcttACAAGGAAAGGGAATTCTGACGCACATTACAATgtgcatgaaccttgaaaactcCATGCTAAGTGAAGTCAGTCGGTCACAAAAgacatactgtatgatcccactgATACTGGATACCTAGAGGGGGCAACTGCAGAGACAGGAGGTGGGTTAGATCACTAAGGGGCTGCCCGGAGAAGGAAGTGGGGTCACTACTTCGACCACAAAGTTTCTTTGGGATGAAGAAGAGGTTTTAGAAATGggggtgatggttacacaacagaagtacttaatgccactgaattgtgtaCTTAAAAATGGTGTAAAATCGATAAATcttgtattttatacatattacCCTAATTCTTTCAAAAGTCTACAAACACTTTCTGCCACGTGTCTGACAAGTCAGTGTGAGTCCCACTCGCGAACTGCTTGCAGGCCAGCGCTCTGGTAGGCAGTGAGAATGCAAATGATGAAGCCATAGCCAGCCTCTGCTGTACAGGCAAAACCCCGTTTATGCTTGAAGGCCCAGTGTCAATGCAGCCACCGCCTCCATTAATTTACTTTCTTTAAACAGGTATTTTGTAGTAAATGGGTGACATTTAAGGATGTGAAAGATAGAAGAATAGGTCATGGTTCCTATTCTCAAAGAATCTAGAATCCACGTAGGGCAATGGAACATGCAAGCTAAAGTAGAAGAGGGCtactttttactattttttggTGATAAACAAATACTGATAGCAGGTCCTTGCGAAACTGAGGGGCAAAGCTATGGCAAGAGGGGAAGATGTCCTGAGCAGGAGAGCGGCACGGCACTGCTGGCGGGCACTCCGTAGCCGACCTCAGCCTTTACAGTTGGTTTAGGCACAGCTTAgcacatatctttttttttcttggtatcattaatgtacaatcacatgagcaacattatggttactagactccccccattatcaagtcccccccacataccccattacagtcactgcccatcagcgtagtaagatgctatagaatcaccacttgtcttctctgtgctatactgccctccccgtgccctccctatgttatatgtgctaatcataatgcccattattccccttctcattcccttcccacccaccctccccagtccctttccctttggtaactgttagtccattcttgggttctgtgattctgctgctgttttgttccttcagtttttgctttgttcttatgctccacagatgagtaaaatcatttgatacttgtctttctctgcctgacttattatAACATCTTTATCTTAAAATACTATCTTGAAGGGATTGTTTCTAAAGAAGGGTACAAACCTTAAGAAATGTATATGTTTCCTCAAGAAGgctcatttgatttttgtttttctttatctgtcaGATATTGTAGTGTtactttatattcttatttttatgatattttatgttttccttcttttctatcaagggcattattacattttttaaatatcttaatctCTCTCCTTTCAGGTAAACAAAGTCAAGCCACCCAATCTGACCACTAAacaaatgttcaggtcctctctGACTGAAGCTGCTTCCACAAAACCCGCCCTGGCTCAGCGTCTCACACCGTGTTCAGCAGCCATGAGCCACACGGTGGAGCTTTCTGTCAGCCACCCGAAGCGCTGTGTGTCCTCAGCCCTGCAGCTCCAGCCACAGTCCATTCAGAGCAGAAGGAAACCCGGGTCTGACAGGGCACCACCAGTAGCTCTGGGGGCGCCAAAGCCCAGCAGAGGAAACCCTCAAGTTCAGGGCACAGCCTTTAGCTCTCAAAATAATACTGCCCCTAAAGTCataccagtttttaaaaactggtcaTTACAAGTGAACAAAAATATCTTAGAACCTGGCAACCTGAAAAGAAAACAGCATGTTGTTGCAGAATCTAAGTTGTCTTCACTTAAAACTAGTGTGATCCAGGGTGACAAACGGAACTCAGATCGAGGTGTGAAAAAAAGACCTAATCATAAAATTCAGATGAATGCTAGAAATTTGAATCTGAAGACATCTAGACCTCTGCAAGAAGAAAACACTGAACCCTGTGAAAGTATGACAAAATGTCCCCCTTCTAATGGAAAACCATTGACCAGGAGTTTAAATGAAAGTACACAACTATCTAGTCATTCGGTATCTCAGATGTCAGCCAGCAATTTAGGCGtaatgaagaatgctgttgatttCCAAGTAGGCGGAAAAGAAAATTTAGCAGGCAAATATATAGCACAGATTTTAGGGAGAGGCCACAGTCCCCTCAAAGGGAAGAGACAACCACACATATTTGAATCAGACACAGAAACAGAAGATGCCCAACTAGTACAGAAACAATCAGCAAATGAAACCAAAGAAACTGGTGTGAGTGACCTCAGGCTGGGAATAAGCGGAACAGCCCACAGGCCTAAAAGGTAACTACATCAGGAATTTTCAGACACTTCAGAGGCCTCATTCCAATACTGTCCGTTTTGAATAATCCAGTTCTAGAAGCCAGGTAAAAATTGTTATCTGGAGATGTGTATCACATGATAGACCTTTAAAACCactaaataaagatttaaattattTGCTCAAGTTCATCTAGAAACACATTAAGAAACAGAATAACCTAACCAACTGCAAGTATATATGGTTAATTTATAGCAAAATGTGATTCCTTAATATGATTACAGATACATGACGACAAATCGAAACCCAAGACTCTCTTATCATCCCTAAAGTTTAGGATGTGGATGTGAAAGAAGAAATGTTCACCAGGTAACTTAGTtgatacctttttattttttgttaattatcCAAATTGGAATTGCTAGGTTTAGGGGTCTGCCATGTCTTGGTAAGCAGGAGCTACTTTTAAATTCCTTGAAGCTTAAAATCAGCAAGGAATTAGGAGATGTTGGGAGTGACACAGCCCTTGAGTAAGGACTGTACACAGCAGCCATCATGTGTAGTAAGGGCCcccagaggaggaggcggagggagGTCCCGCTGCACTTCCTCCCGCTCTGCTCCAGGGTGTGTGGGAGCGCACAGCACAGACTACCGAAAGGTATCAGACTCCACGGCCGCTAGAACACATGCCCAAGATAATTAACCTTACAATATGTTTCAAAGGTTAATAAGTTAAAATTTACTCCAAACACTGTTGGAGTACTGGCCAAAGTTGAACTTGAGATTTAGCTGATAATGCTAAGTCCACAGCACTGGATTCACAAAACCATACATctggaaattacattttattcCATTCTGTTTGATAGTATTCCATCTGTTTTATACTAAGAAAAAACATATTACTAAAACATCCAAAAATACTTTTTTGCACAgaatttttggaatattttcaattaaaattccTTATGAACAAActagaaaacattttgttttctctttcaaatgcttttctttctaTAATTAATAGAATTTTCAGCCTGATTTGAATTCATAGAAAGGTACTTGCTACTCctatttattttgtaatgttCTGTTTCATGTCATTTTTGACATAATTTAATGTAGTCAGGTGGTTGAGAAAAAATATTGTGTTAGGAtgcctttaaagttttcatttttaaaaatctatttcagaTTTTATAATCTTTTAGAAGTATAGCACTTTCCCACTTTAAATTAAGACCTAAAACAGTTACTAAATTAAAAAGCTATTCCATCACCTAGAAAGAATACATAAAGAGAAAAACTATAATATGTTACTATGGAAAATAACGCCCCTCCAAACATGAAATTAACATATGCCCCTATAAAAAAGTGGTACAAAACATTTTCAAGAGAAAAGTAACAAGAAAAAACAACtggtaagagtgtatatcaataatatcttaataaaaaattacaataaaaaatgtaaaaagcacaGTGCAAGACaacaaacaataagaaaaaagaaaaaaaaaacatctgcAGCTGCTCTTTGTAGAGATAACCACTCTGACCAGtggacacacactcacacccatgGCTGTGAACATGGAACCAGGCTCCACACATTACTGTGGAACCACATTTTCATTTGACAGTCTTATTTGtcatggctgcatagtattccacagCATGTGGGTATCCTGGGTGCACTGTTCCTGCGGATTGACACTTCAGTTTTCCCAGGTTTTCACTATGGTAACAATGTTGTGTATAGTCTTGTACAGATCTTTGCAAAATATCCAACTATATAGTTAGATAACATCCTTATTTTGccttaactatttttattattaaaattcattcgaattatttttagtaaacttTTGAAACTACAAAGTACAGAAAATAGTATAAAGAACATCTAAGTAGCtatcacccagcttcaacaattatttgtattttaccactgttttgtgtatttccCACAGATAtactttttttaaccattttaaagcaaataCATCATATAATTTCACCCATGAACACTTTAGTATATATTCCACCAGATAAGGGatagcatatttttaaagaaaaataatgtgtatatatacatttcatttgtttatgttaCATTACATACATTACCGTATCTTTATTGACCTAAATTTCACTTTAGTTTTAACATGCCAACAGGAAGCCCTCAGTAAATGTAGAACCTATTTCACAGAAGAACTAGAGCTTTCAGTTATTTACCAAAATACTGGAGTCAAGATTTATGTGTTCAGCCACATTCATCAAGCATCCGCCTCCTGCCATCAGTGGGCTCAGCACTGGGCTTCTGAAACGACCAGACTGCCGTTGGCCATGTCACCTGGGTCCTGGCAGAGATGTAGGAGTCAACACTGAAGGACATGTCAACACGGACCTTTGGTCCACATTATGAAtaaattaacatatataaaaagaaaccGAAGTGAGCTGCTCACCTAACTAGTATCATTCTGACTTTCAAACGTTTTAGAtgtttaatttacaaaatatataactgtgtaacaaaagaaataaaaatctacatTAATATTCCAGtgaaataaagacccagcagagAACCCAATATAAGCTGaacttgattttttaatgtaattcgCTGTTTGTGAAACTTCACTAAACCATTGCAGTTAAAGGCAAAAATGAGCACAGCTCTACTTCAAAACTGTAAATACAATGCTTGCTCTTGAAATTGTGCCTAGTAATTAACTTATTATAGATCTTCCTTGTAAGCCCTTCTGTTGTTCAGAATTATCTCAAtaattattttaccatttttaaatggaaatacatctggCTTAAAGCCCATTTTGAGTGTACCTTTCTCATTCTAAAGCTAATATGGTAGACAATTAGTGGACTGCATTTTGTAAGCCTCTGATAAAAATACTTGTTTATGAAAGTGCTGTTAACTTTACCTGGTCGCCCAGTTGTCAGCAGCATGTCCTCATCCTTGAAGCCAGTCCACCCCTCTTCTCCGTGTATTCCTAGGCCTTCTGCTACTGTCCAGTAATCAGGCCATAGGGAACGAAGACTTATTATTAGACtaagcaaaataattaaaaagataaatccACTGCTTAAGTGATGTACATTATCTTCCAATTCTTCATATAAATGATCTGGCTAGCTCCTCCTCCACTGTTAGTGTCTAGACCTTACCGGTCGTAGAATTGCATTTCATTCAGACAAATGTTAACCTACATGGTGACTCCTGCTTATGTTAGGTGCAGTCTACTTTCTGGTGTAAAGGAGgttatttttcatcttaaaacATTCATCCTAGTGAAAGTTCACcccccaaaatatatatacatataaatgtgtgtgtgtgtgtgtatatgatttACTACAGAGATAACATAGGTTGTTTATCTACTATTCTATGTTCAGAGAAGAGGTTCCAGACCAAATCGCTGGATTCACATTCACTGGAGAAATCAATGAAGATTTTGGTTCATTTTGAAGCTTGTAATTTTGAATTCCAGGATGACTCCAGTTTTATTAGGGAAAGCTCTATTTCCTTAAGCATTTGGTGATTTATACACATTGTGGACCATCCCCCTACCTTGCCCCCAAATCGTTCTTCACATTCCAGTTGTGTGTTAGTCTTAAAaccattataattttaaaaccatttaagtaaaataaaaaaatgattttattttaggaTTCTATATCCAGAATCCTAAAAGATCAGCTATTGCATTTGAAAACCTGTGGCAATATGTCAGAATCGATGCTCAAAATCATTTTCATAGAGATGTAAAAATGCCTCTGTTGCTCACTGTATTTGTCTACTATGCACCTACTacaattatttgtatttgttgctCACTGTAGCAAATAGGTAAAAAATATGGGTTTGtcaatgatttttgacaaaatcaaaaaatttagattttatttgaCTAATCAGTTCACTAAtcatttttttgctcttttttaaaattgtccaTCATCTAGTATTATGGTGGAACTGACAGTATATTGGGTATCTGTTGGTACTTAAGAATGctcaatatttataaatgtttaaaaatatcatgGTCATTGTTTACTGATGCTTAAAATGTCAATGTATCCTAtgtcatatattattttaaatgtaaaaaaggtatttcaaatatgtgtatttttcacATGTCAGAATGACTGTATAGGTATGGAAGGGCTTAGATAAACTACCAATTATTTTGCGTCTGTGGCTCCATTTCTTCAGACGCTTTTGCTGCTGGGCCGTGTGAACCAGTGCAGGTCCTCGCCGCTTCACACTTTGTTCTCAGAGGCCTTCCTTCTTCCACCTGACGGATGCTTAGTGCCTGGCACTAGTGTAGATACTTGGGATTTGTCAGTGAGCGCCGCCCTTACATTCTAGGTGAGACAGACGataaacataaatacattttagagTGTATTAGCAAGTGACAGTATAGGAGAAAGGAAAACCAGAGCCACCCAAGACAGAGTGAAGGTCGGCTTCCTCGGGCGGTAACCCGGGCAAAGATGGAGTGGCCGGTGCCACCGCGGTGGCGGCAGAGGAAATGGGAGGTGGCGGTTCTGGGCATATTGTGAAGGGTAGAGCCCATTGGATCTGATATTTGAGGAAAGAGGGGTACTGAGGGTGATTCCAAGGCGTTGGGCTGGATCACGCGGGAGGAGGGAGTTACTACCCACTGGGTGGAGGGGGCCGGCTGTGGTCTCACAGGAGGCTGGGAGTCCACGACTGGATCTCACACTGCGGTCGTTGAGGACCCTGAGCAGCAGTGTCCGTGCCGTGATGGAGCTGCGGGGCTAGTGGATTCAAGGGGGAAGGATCAGAAATCATGGGCGGGGAGGCTCTTCTGATGAGAGTCAGTGCACTTTTCTAAATCCCTGTTTTCATTTACCTTTTAACAGTACTGTTCTTTGATTATCCCCCTCCTGAAAagaggattctcccctggccccttAGTCACCTACCTAGGGACACAATTTTCCTGTTGCCTGCTGACAGGCATTGAGTGCCCCCGGGACCCTGAAGGGTGGGACGCCCGGGGAATGGGAAGAGGGCATTCCAGAAAGAAGAAACGAAACGGGCAAAGAGGGCCCTGTGTTGAGGGCAGAGAGAGAACCGATTCTGGGGTGTTTGGGCATGTGCTTCGTGGGGGGCCCGAGTGCCTGCAGGCCCGGCCGTCCGCAGCGGTGAGGGAGTTCTGTGCAGGCGGTGAAACCCCCTGGAGACTGTCCCAGAAACAGGATGGAGAGACAATACCAGCCTAGGAACGACCTGTCGGGGCCGTGGCTGTAGGTGGTGCCTTACTGGGCGCCGAGGTCCTGGGTGAAGTGGATCTTTAGTCTTGAACTGTTGCAAGAAgaatgttgctttttaaaaatacagaaggtGGAAGAGAGGTGGGGACAACATAGCAAGAAGACGGCTGACTCCATTCATGCTGGGCCGGGTTGGTTTGCTTGGAAGGTCCAGGTGAAGACAGCCCAGAGATAGGGCGGTACGGTCTGGGCAGCCGTGCACGCAGGACTGTTAGTTGAAGGTGCATGTGAGGGCACAGGGGGCGAAGAGAGGAACACAAATGACAGTCCTCAGTGCATGAGATGCACACGGAGAGAGTGGTGAGAAGGAGAAGGTGTGGAGGCTGGAGGTGCAGTCAGGTAAGGTC contains:
- the C9H18orf63 gene encoding uncharacterized protein C18orf63 homolog isoform X6 is translated as MARVSLNSTSPAGHSEEDLQMFEGKTNRNKTVPGSFKKCSCWCYQVTQVRSLGISTSSKLSLSPSLIAEIFSRQENMNDSRQQSLFFITLPDLHKLCAVRIILSNGMADTEIRSTQMKMCRYHFIQLENLIPILKNMELRKRVSFSDGKAKCYCMKMGQIISILHTIPPDCPFHSYEDLQMYWDDLYGYKLPEDDGNIKTYCSIYFKMLEGRTFTYPLSCIRSQPIQFFPRVDLEGVLKSFLLDLKSKLPHICGFPIKMTTKPCYYTHDLIKPHVQVNKVKPPNLTTKQMFRSSLTEAASTKPALAQRLTPCSAAMSHTVELSVSHPKRCVSSALQLQPQSIQSRRKPGSDRAPPVALGAPKPSRGNPQVQGTAFSSQNNTAPKVIPVFKNWSLQVNKNILEPGNLKRKQHVVAESKLSSLKTSVIQGDKRNSDRGVKKRPNHKIQMNARNLNLKTSRPLQEENTEPCESMTKCPPSNGKPLTRSLNESTQLSSHSVSQMSASNLGVMKNAVDFQVGGKENLAGKYIAQILGRGHSPLKGKRQPHIFESDTETEDAQLVQKQSANETKETGVSDLRLGISGTAHRPKRYMTTNRNPRLSYHP
- the C9H18orf63 gene encoding uncharacterized protein C18orf63 homolog isoform X7, whose protein sequence is MARVSLNSTSPAGHSEEDLQMFEGKTNRNKTVPGSFKKCSCWCYQVTQVRSLGISTSSKLSLSPSLIAEIFSRQENMNDSRQQSLFFITLPDLHKLCAVRIILSNGMADTEIRSTQMKMCSMKMGQIISILHTIPPDCPFHSYEDLQMYWDDLYGYKLPEDDGNIKTYCSIYFKMLEGRTFTYPLSCIRSQPIQFFPRVDLEGVLKSFLLDLKSKLPHICGFPIKMTTKPCYYTHDLIKPHVQVNKVKPPNLTTKQMFRSSLTEAASTKPALAQRLTPCSAAMSHTVELSVSHPKRCVSSALQLQPQSIQSRRKPGSDRAPPVALGAPKPSRGNPQVQGTAFSSQNNTAPKVIPVFKNWSLQVNKNILEPGNLKRKQHVVAESKLSSLKTSVIQGDKRNSDRGVKKRPNHKIQMNARNLNLKTSRPLQEENTEPCESMTKCPPSNGKPLTRSLNESTQLSSHSVSQMSASNLGVMKNAVDFQVGGKENLAGKYIAQILGRGHSPLKGKRQPHIFESDTETEDAQLVQKQSANETKETGVSDLRLGISGTAHRPKRYMTTNRNPRLSYHP
- the C9H18orf63 gene encoding uncharacterized protein C18orf63 homolog isoform X5, which gives rise to MNDSRQQSLFFITLPDLHKLCAVRIILSNGMADTEIRSTQMKMCRQLLFLHQDILASPVPGILSQIWVVMAIPFYTAGKLNSYIEKYGAKVEAPQRVIPVILQNCLSYSLTARLAPAWNKTGHVLVKGREFLSQMGKQSAIVLDINVTETQVCLSIEAYTVRLPPPELREFDISQSIIKDFDITKDAVIKGHSILSSWCYVLPSMKMGQIISILHTIPPDCPFHSYEDLQMYWDDLYGYKLPEDDGNIKTYCSIYFKMLEGRTFTYPLSCIRSQPIQFFPRVDLEGVLKSFLLDLKSKLPHICGFPIKMTTKPCYYTHDLIKPHVQVNKVKPPNLTTKQMFRSSLTEAASTKPALAQRLTPCSAAMSHTVELSVSHPKRCVSSALQLQPQSIQSRRKPGSDRAPPVALGAPKPSRGNPQVQGTAFSSQNNTAPKVIPVFKNWSLQVNKNILEPGNLKRKQHVVAESKLSSLKTSVIQGDKRNSDRGVKKRPNHKIQMNARNLNLKTSRPLQEENTEPCESMTKCPPSNGKPLTRSLNESTQLSSHSVSQMSASNLGVMKNAVDFQVGGKENLAGKYIAQILGRGHSPLKGKRQPHIFESDTETEDAQLVQKQSANETKETGVSDLRLGISGTAHRPKRYMTTNRNPRLSYHP